One Streptomyces lincolnensis genomic region harbors:
- a CDS encoding APC family permease, with product MSPTSSSSPTATTGGDQPELKRVMGPGLLLLFIVGDILGTGVYALTGQVAGEVGGAAWLPFLIAFAVALVTACSYLELVTKYPQAAGAALYAHKAFGKHFLTFLVCFAVMCSGITSASAASRAFAANLATGFDLDVGNGVILLIALGFMTLVLLVNLRGVAESLKVNVLLTAVELSGLLLVILISGWFIAGGDADFSRVVAFETASDKNVFLAVSTATSLAFFAMVGFEDSVNMAEETRDPARIFPRMMFTGLGITGVIYVLVSVCAVAVVPVGRLADSETPLATVVQTAAPDFPISDLLPFISMFAVANSALINMMMASRLLYGMGRQGVLPPFLSAVHAVRRTPTAAILFTTCIAFGLITYVSLSPDSPVVALLGGTTSLLLLTVFAVVNVSVLVLRKDEVDVDHFRAGRVLPVVGTVTCLYLVLPWSSGRPGDQYRIAGVLLLVGLVLWAVTWYMRRGAAPAADDPDRKAPH from the coding sequence ATGTCCCCAACGAGTTCATCGAGTCCGACCGCGACCACCGGCGGTGACCAGCCCGAGCTGAAGCGGGTGATGGGGCCCGGGCTGCTGTTGCTGTTCATCGTCGGTGACATCCTCGGCACCGGCGTCTACGCGTTGACCGGGCAGGTCGCCGGGGAGGTCGGGGGTGCGGCCTGGCTGCCGTTCCTCATCGCGTTCGCGGTCGCGTTGGTGACCGCCTGCTCGTATCTGGAACTGGTCACCAAGTACCCGCAGGCCGCGGGTGCCGCGCTGTACGCGCACAAGGCGTTCGGCAAGCACTTCCTGACGTTCCTGGTGTGCTTCGCGGTGATGTGCTCGGGCATCACCTCCGCGTCGGCGGCCTCGCGGGCCTTCGCCGCCAACCTTGCCACCGGCTTCGATCTCGACGTCGGCAACGGCGTCATCCTGCTGATCGCCCTGGGCTTCATGACGCTGGTGCTGCTGGTCAACCTCCGGGGTGTCGCGGAGAGCCTGAAGGTCAACGTGCTGCTGACCGCGGTGGAGTTGAGCGGTCTGCTCCTCGTCATCCTGATCAGCGGCTGGTTCATCGCGGGCGGGGACGCCGACTTCTCCCGTGTCGTGGCCTTCGAGACCGCCTCCGACAAGAACGTCTTCCTCGCGGTGAGCACCGCGACCTCGCTGGCCTTCTTCGCCATGGTCGGCTTCGAGGACTCGGTCAACATGGCGGAGGAGACCAGGGATCCGGCCCGGATCTTCCCCCGCATGATGTTCACCGGTCTCGGTATCACGGGTGTCATCTACGTGCTGGTGTCCGTCTGTGCCGTGGCGGTGGTTCCGGTCGGCCGGCTCGCCGACAGTGAGACGCCGTTGGCCACGGTGGTGCAGACCGCCGCGCCCGACTTCCCGATCTCCGACCTGCTGCCGTTCATCTCGATGTTCGCCGTCGCCAACTCCGCGCTGATCAACATGATGATGGCCAGCCGTCTGCTGTACGGGATGGGCAGGCAGGGCGTGCTGCCGCCGTTCCTGTCCGCGGTGCACGCCGTACGCCGCACTCCGACGGCGGCGATCCTGTTCACCACCTGCATCGCGTTCGGTCTCATCACCTACGTCTCGCTGAGCCCCGACAGCCCGGTGGTGGCGCTGCTGGGCGGGACGACATCGCTGCTGCTGCTCACGGTCTTCGCGGTCGTCAACGTGTCGGTGCTCGTGCTGCGCAAGGACGAGGTGGACGTGGACCACTTCCGGGCCGGCCGGGTCCTGCCCGTCGTAGGGACGGTGACCTGCCTGTACCTGGTCCTGCCCTGGTCCTCCGGCCGCCCCGGCGACCAGTACCGCATCGCCGGTGTCCTGCTGCTGGTCGGCCTGGTCCTGTGGGCCGTCACCTGGTACATGCGCCGCGGCGCCGCTCCCGCGGCCGACGATCCGGACCGTAAGGCGCCGCACTAG
- a CDS encoding IclR family transcriptional regulator yields the protein MDSPDVPGTRRNASSSLRRALSILRYLAENDTHPHGASLTDLATGLAMSKSTVLRLVGPLREERLVDQDPESGHYRLGPQNALLGQLYLERLDIRRTASPLLHQLAQDVREAVHLVSFDPPEIIYIDKVESPQAVRMHSRVGGRQPAYCTATGKAFLAHAADDVLDRVTAAGMPARTPATITSPGELRTELARIRERGYAVDDVENELDIRCVGAPVFDHSGTVVTAVSISGPASRVTHDRVAEIGARVTETAQALTDRLGGLVPGSR from the coding sequence GTGGATTCGCCCGACGTACCCGGCACCCGGCGCAACGCCTCGTCGTCCCTGCGCCGTGCGCTGAGCATCCTGAGGTACCTGGCCGAGAACGACACCCATCCGCACGGAGCCTCGCTCACCGACCTCGCCACCGGCCTCGCGATGAGCAAGAGCACCGTGCTGCGGCTGGTCGGACCGCTGCGGGAGGAGCGGCTGGTGGATCAGGACCCGGAAAGCGGCCACTACCGGCTCGGGCCGCAGAACGCCCTGCTCGGTCAGCTCTACCTGGAGCGGCTCGACATCCGGCGCACGGCGTCGCCCCTGCTGCACCAGCTCGCCCAGGACGTGCGCGAGGCGGTGCACCTGGTCAGCTTCGATCCCCCTGAGATCATCTACATCGACAAGGTCGAGAGCCCGCAGGCGGTCCGCATGCACTCCCGGGTCGGCGGGCGCCAGCCGGCCTACTGCACAGCCACCGGCAAGGCCTTCCTCGCCCACGCCGCGGACGACGTCCTCGACCGGGTGACAGCGGCCGGCATGCCCGCCCGCACCCCGGCGACCATCACCTCCCCCGGGGAACTGCGCACCGAACTCGCCCGCATCCGTGAGCGCGGCTACGCGGTCGACGACGTGGAGAACGAGCTCGACATCCGCTGTGTGGGCGCACCGGTCTTCGACCACAGCGGCACCGTCGTCACCGCGGTGAGCATCTCGGGCCCGGCCTCCCGCGTCACGCACGACCGCGTCGCGGAGATCGGCGCACGCGTGACCGAGACGGCGCAGGCCCTCACCGACCGCCTCGGGGGACTCGTCCCGGGCTCGCGCTGA
- a CDS encoding transporter substrate-binding domain-containing protein, which yields MTAVASLSACTSASGTSAGNQQASTLQDVIRRGTLNVASCLTFPPFGSMDQNNKPQGFDVDVATAMAQALGVKVKIVDTTSANRIPNLQTKKVDAVVCNFTTTAERAKQVSFSDPYIVAGEVMLVKKSSGISTLKDLGGRTVAVTKGSTNGDAVKAGNPKAKIQEYDTSSAAVLAVKQGQADAMVEDSNFLNFQAKSDPSLKVTKDSVVPLEYNGIGVPLGDATWLQWVDTWLREFNTSGQADALYKKWFGVDRVYPLTPSY from the coding sequence GTGACTGCCGTCGCATCGCTCTCCGCCTGCACCTCCGCCAGCGGCACCTCCGCCGGGAACCAGCAGGCCTCGACGCTTCAGGACGTCATCAGGCGCGGCACCCTCAACGTCGCCAGCTGTCTGACGTTCCCGCCGTTCGGCTCGATGGACCAGAACAACAAGCCGCAGGGCTTCGACGTCGACGTCGCCACCGCCATGGCCCAGGCACTCGGCGTCAAGGTCAAGATCGTCGACACCACGTCCGCGAACCGCATCCCCAACCTCCAGACCAAGAAGGTCGACGCGGTGGTCTGCAACTTCACGACCACGGCCGAGCGGGCGAAGCAGGTGTCCTTCAGCGATCCCTACATCGTCGCGGGCGAGGTGATGCTGGTGAAGAAGTCCAGCGGCATCTCCACCCTCAAGGACCTCGGCGGCAGGACGGTCGCGGTGACGAAGGGCTCGACCAACGGCGACGCGGTCAAGGCCGGCAACCCGAAGGCGAAGATCCAGGAGTACGACACCTCCTCCGCCGCCGTTCTCGCCGTCAAGCAGGGCCAGGCCGACGCCATGGTCGAGGACTCCAACTTCCTCAACTTCCAGGCCAAGTCGGACCCCTCGCTCAAGGTCACCAAGGACTCCGTGGTGCCGCTCGAATACAACGGCATCGGCGTACCGCTGGGCGACGCCACCTGGCTCCAGTGGGTCGACACCTGGCTGCGGGAGTTCAACACCTCCGGACAGGCCGATGCCCTGTACAAGAAGTGGTTCGGCGTGGACCGCGTCTACCCGCTCACCCCGTCCTACTGA
- a CDS encoding amino acid ABC transporter permease, translating into MFVDWTYALRDWTTYLDAAWLSLKLSLAAFALAFALGLLGALARRSRHAVLRAPAAVYVEVVRNTPVLLQMFVAYFALPSAGLRLSPVQAGVLALGVNVGAYLTEIFRAGIQAVPGGQREAARVLALSPARTFVHVVLPQALRNVYPAVVNQLVQIILGSSLLSAISVPELTGTAMVINSRTLLTVQVFGIAAVLYLVLTNAVVLVAGLVGRVAFKPSLPTPARPRPLSAVRRLLPARTAGPVRKEA; encoded by the coding sequence ATGTTCGTCGACTGGACCTATGCCCTCCGGGACTGGACCACCTACCTCGACGCGGCCTGGCTGTCGCTGAAACTCTCGCTCGCCGCCTTCGCGCTCGCCTTCGCCCTCGGTCTGCTCGGCGCGCTCGCCCGCCGATCGCGCCACGCGGTGCTGCGAGCGCCCGCCGCCGTCTACGTCGAGGTCGTCCGCAACACGCCCGTGCTGCTCCAGATGTTCGTCGCCTACTTCGCCCTGCCCTCGGCCGGCCTGCGGCTGAGCCCGGTACAGGCCGGGGTGCTGGCCCTCGGCGTGAACGTCGGCGCGTATCTCACCGAGATCTTCCGCGCCGGCATCCAGGCCGTTCCGGGCGGTCAGCGCGAGGCCGCCCGGGTGCTGGCCCTGAGCCCCGCGCGCACCTTCGTGCACGTGGTCCTCCCGCAGGCGCTGCGCAACGTCTACCCCGCGGTGGTGAACCAGCTGGTCCAGATCATCCTGGGCTCCTCGCTGCTGTCCGCCATCTCCGTCCCCGAGCTGACGGGCACCGCCATGGTCATCAACTCCCGCACCCTGCTGACCGTCCAGGTCTTCGGTATCGCCGCGGTGCTCTACCTGGTCCTCACCAACGCGGTCGTCCTGGTGGCCGGGCTCGTCGGACGCGTCGCGTTCAAGCCATCACTGCCCACCCCCGCACGGCCTCGTCCGCTCAGCGCCGTACGCCGTCTGCTGCCGGCCCGTACCGCGGGCCCCGTCCGGAAGGAGGCCTGA
- a CDS encoding amino acid ABC transporter permease yields the protein MDWSVIWSNRELYVSGLWATVLLSLAAIATGTLLGLVVAAVRTSRIPLLAQLARAYLEVFRGTPLLIQMLFIYFGAAYLGLVGITVFGAALLALTLYQGAYIAEIFRAGIEAVPRGQWEAARVLGLPRLQTFLSVVLPQTRAIVLPPLVGQYLSLIKDTSIAVVIGYVELVRQGQAVIDRVGDPATSYIAVAVLYFVICYPLSLLVRHMERKAVTA from the coding sequence ATGGACTGGTCGGTCATCTGGTCCAACCGCGAGCTGTACGTCTCCGGGCTGTGGGCCACGGTCCTGCTGTCGCTCGCGGCGATCGCCACCGGAACCCTGCTCGGGCTGGTCGTCGCGGCCGTGCGCACCAGCCGCATCCCGCTCCTGGCCCAGCTCGCCCGGGCCTACCTTGAGGTCTTCCGCGGCACACCGCTGCTGATCCAGATGCTCTTCATCTACTTCGGCGCGGCCTACCTCGGCCTCGTGGGCATCACCGTCTTCGGCGCCGCCCTGCTCGCCCTCACCCTCTACCAGGGCGCCTACATCGCGGAGATCTTCCGGGCCGGCATCGAGGCGGTGCCCCGCGGCCAGTGGGAGGCGGCGCGCGTCCTGGGCCTGCCCCGCCTCCAGACGTTCCTGAGCGTCGTCCTCCCGCAGACCCGGGCGATCGTCCTCCCTCCCCTGGTCGGCCAGTACCTCTCCCTGATCAAGGACACCTCGATCGCGGTGGTGATCGGCTACGTCGAGCTGGTGCGCCAGGGGCAGGCCGTCATCGACCGCGTGGGCGACCCCGCCACGTCCTACATCGCCGTCGCCGTCCTGTACTTCGTCATCTGCTACCCGCTGTCGCTCCTCGTGCGGCACATGGAGCGAAAGGCTGTCACCGCATGA
- a CDS encoding amino acid ABC transporter ATP-binding protein — MITDSAAPQKAVTTSRISLSGVHKRFGDLEVLKGVDIDVEPGEVVVLIGASGSGKSTLLRIMCDLERADSGDVWVGGVPLHDRKRAPEIFGHVGMVFQQFNLFPHKTALGNVTLALLKVRKLSRTDAEERGRAALTRVGLADKADAYPGMLSGGQQQRVAIARALAMDPAMMFFDEPTSALDPELVGEVTGVMRSLAEDGMTMVVVTHEMRFARDTADRVVFMDGGVVLEQGPPEQVFGRPAEPRTQQFLHRVLDT; from the coding sequence ATGATCACCGATTCCGCCGCCCCGCAGAAGGCGGTGACCACGTCACGGATCTCGCTCTCCGGTGTGCACAAGCGCTTCGGGGACCTGGAGGTCCTCAAGGGCGTCGACATCGACGTGGAACCGGGAGAGGTCGTCGTCCTCATCGGCGCCAGCGGCTCCGGCAAGAGCACCCTGCTGCGCATCATGTGCGACCTGGAGCGGGCGGACAGCGGGGACGTGTGGGTGGGCGGCGTCCCGCTGCACGACCGCAAGCGCGCCCCGGAGATCTTCGGTCATGTCGGGATGGTCTTCCAGCAGTTCAACCTCTTTCCCCACAAGACCGCGCTGGGCAACGTCACGCTCGCCCTTCTGAAGGTCAGGAAGCTGTCCCGGACGGACGCCGAGGAGCGCGGACGGGCCGCCCTGACCAGGGTCGGACTCGCCGACAAGGCCGACGCCTACCCCGGCATGCTCTCCGGGGGCCAGCAGCAGCGCGTCGCCATCGCCCGCGCGCTGGCCATGGACCCCGCGATGATGTTCTTCGACGAGCCGACCTCCGCCCTCGACCCCGAACTCGTCGGCGAGGTCACCGGCGTCATGCGCTCCCTCGCCGAGGACGGCATGACCATGGTCGTCGTCACCCATGAGATGCGTTTCGCCAGGGACACCGCCGACCGGGTCGTGTTCATGGACGGCGGTGTCGTCCTCGAACAGGGCCCGCCGGAGCAGGTCTTCGGGCGGCCCGCCGAACCACGCACCCAGCAGTTCCTGCACCGGGTCCTCGACACCTGA
- a CDS encoding sugar kinase: protein MLIPPQLSPSRPPSGSASTADVVCVGETMAVLGPVDARPLAHQRALTLAVGGAESNVACVLVALGHGAAWLGRVGDDPLGRRVLDDLAVRGVDVSAVETDPRRPTGVYFKDPGPDGTGTYYYRRDSAAAVMGPGLADLPLLARARVLHLSGITAALSDSCAELVTHLVSRRAVPGPVISFDVNYRPALWRHRPADAAPVLMGLARDADLVLVGRDEAETLWGTRTPQEVRDLLGPGPALVVKDAGYGATAFGADGEETFVPTPAARVVERVGAGDAFAAGCLAALLEGRTTADGLRLGHLAAAATLSTREDVPPVLIRDALERHLALDDAAWAGLRLP, encoded by the coding sequence GTGCTCATCCCGCCTCAGCTTTCGCCGTCGCGCCCGCCGTCCGGCTCCGCGAGCACGGCCGACGTGGTGTGCGTCGGGGAGACGATGGCCGTACTCGGCCCCGTGGACGCCCGACCGCTCGCGCACCAGAGGGCACTCACCCTCGCCGTGGGCGGAGCCGAGTCCAACGTGGCCTGCGTCCTGGTCGCCCTGGGGCACGGGGCCGCCTGGCTGGGCCGCGTGGGCGACGATCCGCTCGGGCGGCGCGTGCTGGACGACCTGGCCGTGCGGGGCGTCGACGTCTCCGCCGTCGAGACGGACCCGCGACGGCCGACCGGCGTCTACTTCAAGGACCCCGGTCCTGACGGAACCGGCACGTACTACTACCGCCGGGACTCCGCTGCCGCGGTCATGGGTCCCGGCCTGGCGGACCTGCCGCTGCTCGCCCGGGCCCGCGTGCTGCACCTCTCCGGCATCACCGCGGCCCTGTCGGACAGTTGCGCGGAGTTGGTCACCCACCTGGTGTCCCGGCGGGCCGTCCCCGGGCCCGTCATCTCCTTCGACGTCAACTACCGGCCGGCTCTGTGGCGGCACCGGCCGGCCGACGCGGCCCCCGTGCTGATGGGACTGGCCCGTGACGCCGACCTTGTGCTCGTCGGACGGGACGAGGCCGAGACCCTGTGGGGCACCCGCACACCGCAGGAGGTGCGTGACCTGCTCGGTCCCGGTCCGGCGCTGGTCGTCAAGGACGCCGGGTACGGCGCGACGGCGTTCGGAGCCGACGGCGAGGAGACGTTCGTCCCCACCCCCGCCGCCCGCGTCGTGGAACGGGTCGGTGCCGGTGACGCCTTCGCCGCCGGCTGCCTCGCGGCCCTGCTGGAGGGCCGGACCACCGCGGACGGGCTGCGCCTGGGGCACCTGGCGGCCGCCGCGACGCTCAGTACCCGGGAGGACGTTCCCCCGGTCCTGATCCGGGACGCTCTCGAGCGCCATCTCGCGCTCGACGACGCGGCCTGGGCCGGCCTGCGTCTGCCCTGA
- a CDS encoding acyl-CoA thioester hydrolase/BAAT C-terminal domain-containing protein produces MDVVERELTDPWEGVVVTPAHGSAIGVLVLAGSSGRVERERAHLLARQGVTAMSIRWFGGPGQPPGICEVPLETFTEAVDLLRASGAERIGILGASKGAEAALLTAVHDPRVDVVVAVSPPSRVWCNIGAGSDGEQRPYRSSWTWRGRPVPFVPMDDSWSSPAAPVAIRGWYELSERTYATLLPAARIPVERARADLLLVAGGDDEMWPSLLHAERLARRRRSAAAPVRLISRPDAGHRPRFPGESPAPASPRFRYGGTPEADALLGAAAWPHVLGMLRGGSGP; encoded by the coding sequence GTGGATGTCGTCGAGCGCGAGCTGACCGACCCGTGGGAAGGCGTCGTGGTCACTCCCGCCCACGGCAGCGCCATCGGCGTACTGGTCCTGGCCGGCTCCAGCGGTCGCGTCGAACGGGAAAGAGCACACCTGCTCGCCCGGCAGGGTGTGACCGCCATGTCGATCCGCTGGTTCGGTGGGCCGGGACAGCCCCCGGGGATCTGCGAGGTCCCCTTGGAGACCTTCACCGAGGCCGTCGACCTCCTGCGGGCGAGCGGCGCGGAACGGATCGGCATCCTCGGCGCCTCCAAGGGGGCCGAGGCCGCACTGCTCACGGCGGTGCACGATCCGCGCGTGGACGTCGTCGTCGCGGTGTCGCCCCCGTCCCGGGTCTGGTGCAACATCGGAGCGGGCAGCGACGGAGAACAGCGTCCGTATCGGTCGTCATGGACCTGGCGCGGGCGACCGGTGCCCTTCGTGCCGATGGACGACTCCTGGAGTTCCCCTGCCGCGCCGGTGGCCATCCGCGGCTGGTACGAACTCAGCGAGCGGACCTACGCCACTCTCCTGCCTGCGGCGAGGATCCCGGTCGAGAGGGCCCGGGCCGACCTGCTGCTGGTCGCGGGCGGCGACGACGAGATGTGGCCGTCCCTTCTCCACGCCGAACGCCTGGCCCGGCGCCGCCGCTCGGCCGCGGCACCGGTCCGTCTGATCTCCCGCCCGGACGCCGGCCACCGCCCCCGCTTTCCCGGCGAGAGCCCGGCGCCCGCCTCCCCGCGCTTCCGCTACGGCGGCACGCCCGAGGCGGACGCACTGCTGGGCGCGGCCGCGTGGCCCCACGTGCTGGGCATGCTCCGAGGCGGGAGCGGACCCTGA
- a CDS encoding alpha/beta fold hydrolase, producing MTEWQLTETFHSAAGEVRWGSLGRPDGDPVVLLHGTPFSSYVWRDIAHALAGHHQVFVWDMPGYGASEKSAGQDVSLAVQSRIFSQLLEHWGLDEPLVVAHDFGGAVSLRAHLLHGALYRALALVDPVALAPWGSPFFRLVGEQSEVFEQLPPALHRALVREYVSSASSPGLHPTVLDQLVRPWLGDPGQGAFYRQIAQADQRYTDEVQERYGEIAVPTLVCWGEDDTWIPVARGRELAARIPDARFEPIAGAGHLVQEDAPARLTALLLDFLRQPR from the coding sequence GTGACCGAGTGGCAGCTGACCGAGACCTTCCACAGCGCGGCGGGCGAGGTCCGCTGGGGCAGCCTCGGACGACCCGACGGGGACCCGGTGGTCCTCCTGCACGGCACACCGTTCTCCTCCTACGTGTGGCGCGACATCGCGCACGCGCTCGCCGGCCACCATCAGGTGTTCGTGTGGGACATGCCCGGGTACGGGGCCTCGGAGAAGTCCGCCGGTCAGGATGTGTCGCTGGCCGTCCAGAGCAGGATCTTCAGCCAGCTCCTGGAGCACTGGGGGCTCGATGAGCCGCTGGTGGTCGCCCACGACTTCGGCGGCGCCGTCTCCTTGCGGGCGCATCTGCTGCACGGAGCCCTGTACCGGGCGCTCGCTCTGGTCGACCCGGTGGCGCTGGCCCCGTGGGGCTCGCCGTTCTTCCGGCTCGTCGGCGAGCAGTCCGAGGTGTTCGAGCAACTGCCGCCCGCGCTGCACCGGGCTCTGGTGCGTGAGTACGTCAGTTCGGCGAGCAGTCCCGGACTGCACCCGACGGTCCTCGACCAGCTGGTGCGGCCCTGGCTCGGTGATCCGGGCCAGGGGGCCTTCTACCGGCAGATCGCCCAGGCCGACCAGCGCTACACCGACGAAGTGCAGGAACGCTACGGGGAGATCGCCGTCCCCACGCTCGTGTGCTGGGGCGAGGACGACACCTGGATTCCGGTGGCAAGGGGACGCGAGCTCGCCGCCCGGATCCCCGACGCGCGCTTCGAGCCCATCGCCGGTGCCGGCCATCTCGTCCAGGAGGACGCCCCCGCCCGCCTCACCGCGTTGCTGCTCGACTTCCTCCGGCAACCGCGCTGA